In Dysgonomonadaceae bacterium zrk40, one genomic interval encodes:
- a CDS encoding type II toxin-antitoxin system RelE/ParE family toxin, giving the protein MKLTFRTKKIEKLANDYNKCQKELGPLRAKLFNKRLNDLLDAVTLEDVRNLPGHYHELKGNRKGQWACDLDQPYRLVFTSHENPIPTNKVGGYIWIEIKGVEIIEIIDYHNE; this is encoded by the coding sequence ATGAAATTGACATTCAGAACAAAAAAAATTGAGAAACTGGCAAACGATTACAATAAATGTCAGAAGGAATTAGGCCCGCTACGTGCAAAACTATTCAATAAACGGCTTAATGATTTACTCGATGCTGTAACATTAGAGGATGTAAGAAATCTACCGGGACATTATCATGAACTAAAGGGAAACAGGAAAGGACAATGGGCATGCGATCTCGACCAACCCTATCGCTTGGTCTTCACTTCTCACGAAAATCCAATTCCGACCAATAAGGTGGGTGGATATATATGGATCGAAATTAAAGGCGTGGAAATAATTGAGATCATTGATTATCACAACGAATAG
- a CDS encoding ImmA/IrrE family metallo-endopeptidase, with translation MITRENKYMPQIVFHPGETLSEKLEEMNMGPKEFAVRTSKPEKTIIAVLKGESSITPDMAVLFESVTKIPAHFWMNRQRSYDEYLARERQQTLIAESIEWARNFPLADMIKKGWLQGTADIKEKTAGLLSFFGMSSPKAWHDYYFHKELKVGFSISLAHTGDPFAISAWLRKGELQAEELTSTNAYSEKKFKEILSHVKGLMADHPADFFNRLQLLCLDAGVKVVHTPCLPHAPIHGATRWLNNTPFIQLSGRYNRNDLFWFTFFHEAGHILLHGKKEIFLENMEYPDKSDAKEREANEFAIKWTLTKEQEQEIITKGHISSSDVMEFAKKFCTHPAIIIGRLQHDKYIHYSVGREFFEKVELS, from the coding sequence ATGATTACTAGAGAAAACAAATATATGCCCCAAATTGTATTTCATCCGGGTGAAACACTCTCTGAAAAACTGGAAGAGATGAATATGGGGCCGAAAGAATTTGCCGTTCGTACCAGTAAGCCGGAAAAGACGATCATCGCTGTATTGAAAGGTGAGAGTTCCATTACTCCTGATATGGCGGTACTGTTCGAGAGTGTAACAAAGATACCGGCCCATTTCTGGATGAACAGACAACGTAGCTATGACGAGTACCTGGCCAGGGAACGTCAGCAGACATTGATTGCAGAATCGATTGAATGGGCCCGAAATTTCCCTCTTGCTGATATGATCAAAAAAGGATGGTTGCAGGGAACAGCTGATATCAAAGAGAAAACAGCAGGCTTGTTGTCATTTTTCGGGATGAGCAGTCCAAAAGCATGGCACGATTATTATTTTCATAAAGAGTTAAAGGTGGGCTTCAGCATCTCGCTGGCACATACGGGTGATCCTTTTGCAATCTCTGCATGGTTGAGAAAGGGGGAATTGCAGGCAGAGGAGCTGACTTCGACAAATGCATATTCGGAGAAAAAATTCAAAGAGATTCTTTCTCATGTGAAGGGGTTGATGGCCGATCATCCGGCTGATTTCTTCAATCGATTACAGTTGCTATGCCTGGATGCCGGGGTGAAAGTTGTACACACTCCTTGTCTGCCACATGCCCCCATACACGGTGCTACCCGATGGTTAAACAACACACCTTTTATTCAACTTAGCGGTAGATACAACCGTAACGATCTTTTTTGGTTCACCTTTTTTCATGAAGCCGGACATATTCTGCTGCACGGGAAAAAGGAAATTTTCCTGGAGAACATGGAGTACCCGGATAAAAGTGATGCAAAAGAAAGAGAAGCGAATGAATTTGCCATAAAATGGACACTGACCAAAGAACAAGAACAGGAGATTATAACAAAAGGTCATATTTCTTCATCTGATGTAATGGAATTTGCGAAAAAGTTCTGCACTCATCCGGCAATCATCATCGGTAGACTACAACATGACAAGTATATACACTACTCGGTTGGTCGTGAATTCTTCGAGAAAGTGGAATTGAGTTAA
- a CDS encoding ATP-binding protein, with translation MIVRPTYIAQLKPFIDKPQIKILTGIRRSGKSTVLLLLKDELLSRGVKKEQIISINFESFSVSHLLTATKLYQHIKNEVQSSGKYYLLLDEIQEVEDWEKAINSFLVDFDLDIYLTGSNSHLLSSELATFLAGRYVEIPVYTLSYREFLAFRESYFSDRQNKGNLFLEYLRKGGFPVIHTADYPDESAYKVVYDIYSSVILRDTVQRYKIRDVELLERVIKYAFDNIGNTFSGKNVADYFKSQQRKVDLNTIYNYLNALEGAFILYRVPRYDIKGKEILKTQEKFYVSDISIIYATMGNRDRMIGGILENIVFLELKRRGYSVYVGKSDNGEIDFVAEKQGQKVYIQVAYKLENQATVAREFRNLLSVGDQYPKYVVTMDEFWKDAIEGVVHLYITDFLLKEAL, from the coding sequence ATGATTGTAAGACCTACCTACATCGCGCAGCTTAAACCCTTTATCGATAAGCCTCAGATAAAGATCCTTACCGGAATCAGACGTTCCGGTAAATCCACAGTGTTGCTTTTGTTGAAAGATGAATTACTGTCCAGGGGCGTAAAGAAAGAACAAATCATATCCATCAATTTTGAGAGCTTTTCCGTTTCCCATCTTCTGACAGCCACAAAATTGTACCAGCACATCAAAAATGAAGTACAATCATCCGGCAAGTACTATTTGCTTTTAGATGAAATACAAGAAGTAGAAGATTGGGAAAAAGCGATCAATTCGTTCTTGGTCGACTTTGATTTGGATATATACCTTACCGGTTCCAACTCCCATTTGTTATCCTCAGAGCTGGCTACATTTCTCGCGGGTCGCTACGTTGAGATACCCGTATATACCCTCTCTTACCGGGAATTTTTGGCGTTCAGGGAGAGTTATTTTTCTGACAGGCAGAACAAGGGAAACCTCTTTCTGGAATACCTGCGCAAAGGCGGTTTCCCCGTCATCCATACCGCCGACTATCCCGATGAATCGGCCTACAAGGTTGTGTATGACATCTATTCATCCGTGATTCTTCGGGATACCGTGCAGCGATACAAGATCCGTGATGTCGAACTACTGGAACGAGTGATCAAGTATGCCTTCGACAATATCGGAAATACCTTCTCCGGAAAGAATGTAGCGGATTATTTCAAAAGTCAGCAGAGGAAGGTCGATCTCAATACAATCTACAATTACCTGAATGCCTTGGAAGGAGCATTTATCCTTTACCGTGTACCCCGATACGACATCAAAGGAAAAGAGATACTGAAAACGCAAGAGAAGTTTTATGTAAGCGATATATCCATCATTTACGCCACCATGGGCAACCGCGACCGGATGATTGGCGGAATATTGGAGAATATTGTATTTCTGGAGTTGAAAAGAAGAGGTTACAGCGTGTATGTTGGCAAATCAGACAATGGTGAGATCGATTTTGTCGCTGAAAAACAAGGTCAGAAGGTATATATCCAGGTTGCATACAAATTGGAAAACCAGGCAACAGTAGCCAGGGAATTTAGGAATCTTTTGTCCGTCGGTGACCAATATCCGAAATATGTAGTCACGATGGACGAATTCTGGAAAGATGCGATAGAGGGAGTTGTTCATTTGTACATCACTGATTTTTTATTGAAAGAAGCATTGTAA
- a CDS encoding sigma-70 family RNA polymerase sigma factor: MMYRYGKHFTGDRELLEDTIHDLFVYLYEKRAQLPKSVDSISAYLLVSLRRRLLRNLKQKALTFSMEQLPEVEPPADRQADCDMLEREKREERARLLSELNSQLTERQRQLLYLRFREQLSYREIAIVMDITEQSAKNMMQKTLSKLRSSLVSIDVATLSVISGPLSGR; the protein is encoded by the coding sequence ATGATGTATCGTTATGGCAAGCACTTTACCGGCGACAGGGAGTTGTTGGAAGATACCATTCACGACCTGTTTGTTTACCTTTATGAGAAACGTGCACAGCTACCCAAGAGCGTGGATAGCATCTCGGCCTATCTGCTTGTGTCGTTACGCCGCCGTTTGTTGCGAAATCTCAAGCAGAAAGCACTCACCTTTTCCATGGAGCAGCTGCCGGAAGTAGAACCCCCTGCCGACCGACAAGCAGATTGTGATATGCTGGAACGAGAAAAGCGTGAGGAAAGGGCACGTCTTCTTTCTGAACTCAATTCACAGTTAACCGAACGACAACGACAGCTCCTCTATCTGCGATTTCGGGAGCAACTTAGCTATCGCGAGATCGCCATAGTCATGGATATCACCGAGCAGTCTGCAAAGAATATGATGCAGAAAACGTTGTCTAAACTTAGGAGTTCGTTGGTTTCAATAGATGTCGCTACACTGTCAGTAATCAGTGGTCCGTTGTCAGGGCGGTGA
- a CDS encoding DUF4974 domain-containing protein, with product MANKETYNLEDLLDDKCFVDAVKRNDKKALLKWEKELIAGNLDADLLAEAKLLVKLFEEEPGEEEEVDLRVQQLWVRVNDSVHRRRSRRWITLTAASAAVILLAFISLRQILQRSNYNEMRHAKEMLLSYQGDIGDQIMLIDGEDSINVEGDFAEIEHNEEERISINHKWVDKKSAPQEKVAMLRLIVPKGKRSFLKLSDGSTLWVNSGSQVVYPVAFNEDKREIFLDGEIYGDIAKDPQRAFSVHTERLEVTVLGTELNVQAYRADQKEAVVLVTGLVEVKPEKAKAERLTPGKMAVMEQNRLSVTTVNVQDYVSWKEGYYRFKNETLTTVAKKLSRYYGVEVTCDPDAGKLKCSGGIFLQDDLKDILEGLCISLPISYVKSDNDYYLQTNTN from the coding sequence TTGGCAAATAAAGAAACATACAATCTGGAGGATTTGCTTGACGACAAATGTTTTGTTGACGCGGTAAAGCGGAACGACAAAAAAGCGTTGTTGAAATGGGAAAAGGAGCTGATTGCAGGCAACCTCGACGCCGATCTGTTGGCAGAAGCCAAATTACTGGTGAAGCTGTTTGAAGAGGAGCCCGGTGAAGAGGAGGAAGTTGATTTGCGTGTGCAGCAGCTGTGGGTGAGAGTGAACGACTCTGTGCACAGACGCAGATCACGCAGATGGATAACCCTGACTGCAGCAAGTGCGGCTGTGATCCTACTGGCTTTCATTTCCCTCCGGCAGATCTTGCAAAGAAGCAATTACAATGAGATGCGTCACGCGAAAGAGATGTTATTGTCATATCAGGGTGACATCGGCGACCAGATCATGCTCATAGACGGGGAGGACAGCATCAATGTGGAGGGCGATTTTGCAGAAATTGAACACAACGAAGAGGAGCGGATCAGTATCAACCACAAATGGGTTGATAAGAAAAGTGCACCACAGGAGAAAGTAGCCATGCTACGCCTCATCGTGCCCAAGGGGAAACGCTCTTTCCTGAAATTGAGCGATGGCTCCACACTATGGGTAAACTCAGGATCACAGGTGGTTTATCCGGTTGCCTTCAACGAAGACAAAAGAGAGATATTTCTGGATGGTGAGATATATGGCGACATTGCAAAAGACCCACAAAGGGCTTTCTCTGTGCATACCGAGAGGTTGGAAGTTACCGTGCTGGGCACGGAGCTAAACGTGCAGGCTTATCGCGCCGATCAAAAAGAGGCAGTGGTACTGGTCACCGGATTGGTGGAGGTGAAGCCTGAGAAAGCAAAAGCAGAACGGCTCACACCCGGTAAGATGGCTGTGATGGAGCAGAACAGGCTCTCGGTGACGACGGTGAACGTGCAGGACTATGTCTCCTGGAAAGAGGGCTATTATCGGTTTAAGAATGAAACACTGACTACTGTTGCAAAAAAACTGTCGCGTTACTATGGTGTGGAAGTAACATGCGACCCGGATGCGGGTAAACTAAAATGCTCGGGGGGTATCTTCCTGCAGGATGACCTGAAGGATATTCTTGAAGGACTCTGCATTTCTCTCCCGATCAGTTATGTGAAGAGTGATAACGATTATTATTTACAAACAAACACAAACTAA
- a CDS encoding TonB-dependent receptor yields the protein MEVIQQKTGYIFFYHDELVNASQKVDLHTNGLSITQTLDELLKQTELGYHIKENQVFIYKKKSEPRNELPSEQQISKITVSGRVFDNEGLPVIGANVLEVGTSNGTITDVDGRFTLLNVTPGASVNISYIGFNTHTFTAQDDQVVEIVLKENLLTMDELVVIGYGTQRRSLVTSAISKMELDESNKRQVASPGQLLNGRIAGVTTFTGSGNLGSGERMSIRGMSSISAGNEPLYVIDGIPITNDNANIFNFGESMSPLATLNTSDIESIEVLKDAASAAIYGSRATNGVIVITTKSGKEGKSDISINVSTGISRFPDIGKIELANSQLYVQDYNAGVHNYNKQYGYGIGDSGYKVPISNPFGDLPDTDWMELITQTGSSLNMDASFSGGSAKTKYYIGANYNSMEGVIVSNKLNKINFNTKLSHAFKPWLEVGLNNSANYTKNFQVPGANMGSTVIGRAIEQRPFDRPYKPNGEYYIGGTDELTRHNIVQILNEQDAYLENFRFLGNYYAQFNYKEKLTYRYSFSTDIYHTYDFTYYNENHPYGMGSGRMVDQNRLVNNFVSDNIINYNDQISDLSIHATLGHSFQKVTNRNASVDARGFPSPSFDVGSVASEILGSTSAGVYAMESYFGRTTLSYLDRYILTGTFRTDGSSKFAEENRWGWFPSISLGWNISNEEFMKDKDAEIKFRLSYGKTGNQGGIGRYDYQALMLGGYNYRGSSGIAVSTFGNKELTWERADQYDVGFDITLFRGKVNMMFDAYLKNTNDLLYSMPMHATSGVTSIISNIGSMRNAGVEYTLNTHFNFGPLEWLSQFNIATNRNKITSLIDETNPISIGSNRALKVGEEMGAFYIFKMDGIYQYDGEVPKPQYDMGIRAGDVKWQDVDGNGIINDNDRVMMGSSNPDFYGGLNNTLRFKNLQLDAFVTYMYGQDVYAQWMTTVARTGYRMATLKEYAENAWTGPGSTNLYARPMEGDVNNNRNSDRWLKDGSFIRLRSLTLGYNLPRKWLEPIGMKNVRIYLQGDNLLLLTRYPGWDPEISTDLDPRYVGVDNWVVPQPRTILLGANFSF from the coding sequence ATGGAGGTGATTCAGCAAAAAACCGGTTATATCTTTTTTTATCACGATGAGCTGGTGAATGCGTCTCAAAAAGTAGACCTGCACACCAATGGTCTATCCATCACGCAGACACTGGATGAATTGCTGAAACAAACAGAGCTGGGATATCACATCAAGGAAAACCAGGTCTTCATCTATAAGAAAAAAAGTGAGCCCCGAAACGAGTTACCTTCTGAACAGCAAATCAGTAAAATCACAGTATCGGGCAGGGTATTCGACAACGAAGGGCTCCCGGTAATTGGCGCCAATGTGCTGGAAGTGGGCACCTCAAACGGCACCATCACGGATGTGGATGGCAGGTTCACTCTCCTCAACGTGACTCCCGGAGCGAGTGTGAACATCTCATACATCGGGTTTAACACCCATACCTTCACGGCACAGGATGACCAAGTGGTGGAGATTGTGTTAAAGGAGAACTTGCTCACGATGGATGAGCTCGTGGTGATTGGCTATGGTACCCAACGTCGCTCACTTGTGACCAGCGCAATCAGCAAGATGGAGCTGGATGAATCGAACAAACGACAGGTTGCCAGCCCGGGGCAGCTGCTCAACGGCAGGATTGCCGGAGTCACAACCTTCACCGGCTCCGGGAACCTGGGGAGCGGTGAGCGAATGAGCATCAGGGGAATGTCATCTATCAGTGCAGGCAACGAACCGCTCTACGTCATTGATGGGATACCAATTACCAACGACAACGCCAATATTTTCAACTTCGGTGAGTCGATGAGTCCCCTGGCAACGCTCAACACTTCCGATATTGAATCGATTGAGGTGCTGAAAGATGCTGCTTCGGCGGCCATTTACGGTTCCAGGGCAACCAACGGGGTCATTGTGATCACCACCAAATCGGGGAAAGAGGGGAAATCGGATATCAGCATCAATGTGAGCACCGGCATCTCAAGGTTCCCTGATATCGGGAAAATTGAACTTGCGAACTCTCAGCTTTATGTGCAGGACTACAATGCCGGGGTCCACAACTACAACAAACAGTATGGATATGGCATAGGCGACTCAGGCTACAAAGTGCCCATCTCCAATCCATTTGGTGACCTTCCCGACACAGATTGGATGGAGCTGATAACACAGACCGGTTCTTCACTCAACATGGATGCCTCTTTTTCAGGTGGTTCTGCCAAAACGAAATATTACATCGGTGCCAACTATAACTCCATGGAGGGGGTGATTGTCTCTAACAAGCTGAACAAGATTAACTTCAACACCAAGCTCAGTCACGCTTTCAAACCATGGCTGGAGGTGGGTCTCAACAACTCCGCAAACTACACCAAAAACTTCCAGGTGCCGGGTGCCAACATGGGGTCTACGGTGATTGGTCGTGCCATCGAACAGAGACCTTTTGACCGGCCCTATAAACCCAATGGTGAATATTACATCGGCGGTACCGATGAACTGACACGTCACAACATTGTACAGATCCTCAATGAACAGGATGCTTACTTGGAAAACTTCAGATTCCTGGGGAACTACTATGCACAGTTCAATTACAAGGAGAAGCTTACTTACAGGTATTCATTCAGTACGGATATCTATCACACCTACGACTTCACCTACTACAACGAAAATCACCCCTACGGCATGGGTAGCGGGCGAATGGTGGACCAGAACAGGCTTGTGAATAACTTTGTGAGTGACAACATCATCAACTACAATGATCAGATCAGTGATCTTTCCATTCACGCAACACTGGGTCACTCTTTCCAGAAGGTGACCAACAGGAACGCAAGCGTTGATGCCCGCGGGTTTCCCTCCCCCTCGTTCGATGTGGGCAGCGTGGCCAGTGAGATTCTCGGATCGACTAGTGCCGGAGTATATGCGATGGAGTCGTACTTCGGTCGCACAACCCTATCCTATCTAGACAGGTACATCCTGACGGGGACCTTCCGCACCGACGGGTCCTCAAAATTTGCAGAAGAGAACAGATGGGGCTGGTTTCCTTCAATCTCGCTGGGATGGAACATCTCAAACGAAGAGTTCATGAAGGATAAGGATGCGGAGATCAAATTCAGGCTCAGCTATGGCAAGACGGGTAACCAGGGAGGTATTGGTCGCTATGACTACCAGGCTCTCATGCTGGGGGGATACAACTACAGGGGCAGTAGCGGTATTGCCGTCTCAACCTTCGGGAACAAAGAGCTCACATGGGAAAGAGCCGATCAGTATGACGTGGGCTTTGACATCACCCTCTTCAGGGGCAAAGTGAACATGATGTTCGATGCTTACCTCAAAAACACCAACGACCTGCTCTACAGCATGCCCATGCATGCTACGTCAGGGGTGACATCAATCATCTCCAACATTGGATCGATGCGCAACGCCGGAGTGGAGTATACATTGAACACGCACTTCAACTTTGGTCCTCTTGAATGGCTTTCACAGTTCAACATTGCTACCAACCGCAACAAGATTACCTCATTGATTGATGAGACCAACCCCATAAGCATCGGTTCTAACAGAGCCCTGAAGGTGGGCGAAGAGATGGGTGCTTTTTATATCTTCAAAATGGATGGAATCTATCAGTACGACGGTGAAGTTCCCAAACCCCAATACGACATGGGCATCCGTGCCGGTGACGTGAAGTGGCAAGATGTGGATGGCAACGGCATCATCAACGACAACGACAGGGTGATGATGGGCTCGTCCAATCCGGACTTCTACGGTGGACTCAACAACACACTGCGGTTCAAGAACCTGCAACTGGATGCCTTCGTTACCTATATGTACGGCCAGGATGTATACGCCCAGTGGATGACTACTGTAGCTCGCACGGGCTACCGTATGGCCACACTGAAGGAGTACGCCGAGAATGCCTGGACCGGTCCTGGATCGACCAACCTGTATGCTCGTCCCATGGAAGGTGATGTGAACAATAACCGCAACTCAGATCGCTGGCTGAAGGATGGCTCCTTCATCCGCCTGCGATCACTGACGCTGGGTTACAACCTTCCCAGAAAATGGCTGGAACCAATTGGCATGAAGAATGTGAGGATCTACCTGCAGGGGGACAACCTATTGTTGTTGACCAGATATCCAGGATGGGATCCTGAGATCAGCACCGATCTAGACCCACGGTACGTGGGTGTGGACAACTGGGTAGTACCACAACCCCGTACCATCCTCTTGGGAGCCAACTTTAGCTTCTAA
- a CDS encoding RagB/SusD family nutrient uptake outer membrane protein, whose translation MHKYIIPIILLIGLTYSCSGQLDQFSRAAIAPDAVTEKDIPAVRNGMYSRVQNAPSVRSYIMFDMLGGVISTSTGNARDLINSTLSPLNGYISSSWNGYYNALFQVNNMLDITERFPDSDIAQLARGEAYFFRALIYYNLVTRWGGVPVLPENTMEKVPRNSEEEVWAFVEENIEDALSILDRSTSFYLVSSDAALALKARVMLSQGKESEAATIADQLISSGQYKLDSFEKIFRKEMNSEIIFAFENLTEESSINISDLYYTYAHPNKGQGVYRPTPEVVKLFADNDTRKNISIVNIAGTDCINKYPSGQTGNDPIILFRIAEMYLISAEAKGRAAGIGRLNELRRFRGLDDIFPSNEEEFLTAILDERKRELLGENFIYYDLVRTGRAQQDLGLLDHQMLLPIPGRELQLNPNLTPNPGY comes from the coding sequence ATGCATAAATATATCATACCCATCATCCTGTTGATAGGCCTGACCTACTCCTGCTCCGGACAACTGGATCAGTTTTCACGGGCAGCCATCGCTCCTGATGCTGTGACAGAAAAAGATATCCCCGCAGTAAGAAACGGGATGTACAGCCGTGTACAAAACGCTCCCAGTGTTCGCTCTTACATCATGTTCGACATGCTGGGTGGCGTGATATCTACCAGCACCGGTAACGCCAGGGATCTGATAAACTCAACATTGAGCCCCCTGAACGGTTATATCTCTTCTAGCTGGAATGGTTATTACAACGCACTCTTCCAGGTGAACAACATGCTCGATATCACTGAGCGCTTCCCGGACTCAGACATCGCTCAGCTGGCACGGGGCGAAGCATATTTCTTCCGTGCACTGATATACTACAACCTTGTAACACGTTGGGGTGGTGTACCTGTTCTCCCAGAAAACACTATGGAGAAGGTCCCCAGAAACAGTGAAGAAGAGGTGTGGGCTTTCGTGGAGGAGAATATTGAGGATGCACTCTCCATTCTTGACCGTTCCACAAGCTTCTACCTGGTATCGAGCGACGCAGCACTGGCCCTCAAGGCAAGGGTGATGCTCAGCCAGGGCAAGGAGAGTGAAGCAGCAACAATCGCCGACCAACTGATCTCCTCAGGACAGTATAAGTTGGATAGCTTTGAAAAGATATTCAGAAAAGAGATGAACAGTGAGATCATTTTCGCCTTCGAGAACCTCACCGAAGAGTCGTCGATCAATATCAGTGACCTCTATTACACCTACGCCCACCCCAATAAGGGACAGGGTGTATATCGTCCCACTCCCGAGGTGGTGAAGTTATTTGCCGACAACGACACGCGGAAGAACATCTCGATTGTCAACATCGCCGGAACGGACTGCATTAACAAGTATCCAAGCGGACAGACCGGCAACGACCCAATCATTCTCTTTCGCATTGCGGAGATGTACCTCATCAGCGCCGAAGCTAAAGGAAGGGCGGCAGGAATAGGCAGGCTCAATGAGCTTCGTCGTTTCAGAGGCCTGGATGATATCTTCCCCTCAAACGAGGAGGAGTTTCTTACAGCCATCCTCGATGAGAGAAAAAGGGAGCTGCTGGGTGAAAACTTCATCTATTACGATTTGGTGAGAACAGGTCGTGCGCAGCAAGACCTGGGACTGCTTGATCACCAAATGCTTTTACCTATCCCCGGTAGAGAACTGCAACTGAATCCAAACCTCACACCCAACCCGGGTTATTAA
- a CDS encoding phosphodiester glycosidase family protein has protein sequence MITKKYLFMLIALISMTTTQGCSNNEYALEYSLQTQTTVGEKLVGNTNLFGHIISDSTYMVTSGVEATEVQYLSQKGLAMKIFIMQVDLSNPALSIGASMPNNKNSFAMQRMTLQASHADTEENKVWAGINGDFYNMTTGVPQGIVYRNGTAVKTTFQDAVCTYFAVTHDGKAIVAGQEQYPDLKDQIKEAVGGRVWLVQDGAVVKQTNNTVEPRTSIGVSEDGTQVYILAVDGRNFHYSNGMSYDELGQCLKALGAYNAINLDGGGSTTFFIRNTPDFTDDRFEIRNWPSDNGGDERSVANGLLIFSNE, from the coding sequence ATGATTACAAAAAAATATCTATTCATGCTGATCGCATTGATCAGTATGACCACCACACAAGGATGCAGCAACAATGAGTATGCACTGGAGTATTCGCTTCAAACGCAAACAACTGTAGGAGAGAAACTGGTTGGTAACACCAATCTCTTTGGTCACATTATCTCCGACTCAACCTACATGGTTACAAGCGGAGTGGAAGCTACCGAAGTGCAATATCTCTCACAAAAGGGTCTGGCAATGAAGATATTCATCATGCAGGTAGACCTGAGCAACCCGGCTCTATCGATTGGAGCATCAATGCCCAACAACAAAAACAGTTTTGCCATGCAGCGCATGACCCTCCAGGCCTCACATGCCGACACGGAGGAAAACAAAGTGTGGGCCGGTATCAATGGTGATTTTTACAACATGACCACCGGGGTACCACAAGGAATTGTTTACCGTAATGGCACCGCTGTGAAGACTACATTCCAGGATGCTGTTTGCACTTACTTCGCTGTGACACACGACGGTAAGGCAATTGTGGCCGGACAGGAGCAATATCCAGACCTGAAAGATCAGATAAAAGAGGCTGTAGGTGGTAGGGTATGGCTTGTACAAGATGGTGCGGTGGTGAAACAGACCAACAACACCGTGGAACCTCGTACCTCCATTGGTGTCTCGGAAGATGGTACGCAGGTTTACATCTTGGCTGTAGATGGAAGAAACTTCCACTACTCCAACGGTATGTCGTATGATGAGCTGGGACAATGCCTCAAAGCATTAGGAGCATACAATGCCATCAACCTGGACGGGGGTGGTTCCACTACCTTTTTCATCAGGAACACTCCTGACTTCACTGACGATCGCTTTGAGATTCGCAACTGGCCTAGTGACAACGGTGGTGATGAAAGATCGGTTGCCAACGGATTACTGATTTTCTCAAACGAATAA